One Klebsiella electrica genomic window, GAGATGGTCGCCCGCCGGATCCCGCTATTTGGCTCTCAGAACCGGGGCTAAGCCCGGCATATCGTTGATGCGTCATCAGATGGTCGCGCTACGCACTCCCCCGGAGTCTCGCCGGGGGAGTGCGCTAACCTGTCAGAGGCTAAAACGCGAAGCAGGAGCAGCCCATCACGCCCCGGAACGCCTGCTCGTCCGACACCGGCAGCGACGACTGACGGGCAATATCATGCTGATGACCGTGCACGCCGCAGCTGCCGCAGCACTGGTGCATCTGGGCTATCGCCCCGACTTTCGCCGCCGCAGTGTCCCCAGTCCCACCGGCACCTCCAGCGCCAGCATTTTCGCCACCGGTGGCGTATGCTTAAGCGCCTCTTTGCCATAGCGATCGACAAAATATTCGCCCTGGAAAGCCATTCGGTGCTGCACCGCGATACCGCCGCCGAGCGCCTTCACGCGCACAATATTCCGCTCGGTAATGGTCTCCGCATGGTCAAAGAACCAGTGCAGGCCGTTAAACGGAATATCGCGGTTCACCTTCTCAAAAACATCCAGCATCCGGCTGATGGATTCATCATAGGTGGCATGCAGGTGCTCATCTTCCATCCCTTCCGGCAGGTCAGGGCGCGATTGCAGGAAATCTTCAAAATCCGCCGCCGGGAAGACCAGCATTTCACCAGCGCCGTTGGCGCGGAAAAAGTCGGTCCCCTGCCCCGGTTTCAGCATATCGGTCCAGCGTTCGAAATCATCCAGCTCCTGTTTTGGCCGCTGGGTAAACAGGTTATAGGCAATACGCACGGTCATCTGCTGTTGCGCATGCAGCTGTTCAATAATTTCATAATCTTTCGGATAGTTCTGGAAACCACCCCCGGCATCAATCGCGCTGGTAAGGCCAAGCCGGTTCAGCTCACGCATAAACTGGCGCGTCGAATTGACCTGCTGCTCCAGCGGCAGTTTCGGCCCTTTCGCCAGGGTCGCGTAGAGGATCATCGCGTTAGGTTTAGCGATCAGCATCCCGGTGGGGTTACCGCGGCCATCGCGCACCCACTGCGGAGACGGCGTGCGATCGGCCTGATCTTTCAGCGTCCACAGCGCGTCCGCCAGCGACGGAACCCCCTCACAGCTCAGCTCGAGATTATAATTCAGCCCGCCGCGGATCAGGTGCAGGTGGGAATCGTTGAGACCGGGGATCACCATATGGCCTTGCAGATCGACTATCTGCGTCCCCTGGGCAGCAAAACTCATGATCCGATCGCTGCTGCCGGTAGCGAGGATCTTGCCGTAGGCGATCGGCCTCATTGAGCAACGCCGCAAAAGATCTGGAAAAACAGTCCGTACAGCTGGGAGCTGGCTGGAGCCAGGAAAGAGCTGACCGGCGCAGATATGATTCTCGGCGCCATCAACAAACCACCATCTACGCCCTACGGTCGTTGAATATCGCCTGGCGTAGCGATAACGACGGCCTCGCCCAGCGCTGGTGACGGGAGGCGATTCTCCACGACCCGTTTCTGAACCAGCTCTACGCCTGACGGCTAAACCAGACGCAGGCGGAAATAGCGGCCAGGCTCAGGACGCCATCATGCAACGCGCCGACGCCCTCTTTCACCTGCCACTCGCCAACGTCCAGCAGCGGCGAATCCTCGACAACCACTTCGCAGGCTTCGCCGCGGTTGATGGCGACCAGCACGCGAAGCTGCTTATACACGCGAACAAAGACCACCACGTTATCTTCGGCATAAATCACCTGGCAGCCGCCGTATCGCAATGCCTTACTGGCTTTGCGCAGCTTCGCCATTCGCTGATACAGCCCCAGCAGCGCGGTATCCTGCAGGGCGGGATCCCACGGGAAGGGTTTACGACAGAAGGGATCGTTGTTGCCATCGACGCCCACTTCATCGCCGTAGTAGATGCACGGTACGCCCGGCCAGCAAAACAGCCACACGACCGCCAGCGGCAGGCGGGCGATATCTTTGCCCAGCAGCGACTTAAAGCGTGCGGTATCGTGGCTGTCGAGCTGGTTAAACATCCGCAGCTGCTGTTGATGCGACAGCCCGGCGCGGTAGTTATCCATCCAGGCGACGCAGGTCTGCGCATCAATCTTCTGCGGGTCGTAAGAGATATCGGTATTAGCGAGGAACCCCCACAGCGGGAAGGTAAAACCGCGGTAGTTCATGGCGGCATCTTCAGCGTCCGCCTGGAGCCACTGGCGGGCGTCGCCAAAATGTTCGCCAAAGACAAAGGCGTCGGGCTGGGCCTGCTTCGCCGCCGCGGTAATACCGGCAATATGGCGCAGGTTGTTGCGCGCCCCGCCGCCTTCGCCCAGCATATGCACCACGTCCAGCCGCCAGCCGTCCATGCTCCACGGCGCCTTCAACCAGTGGCGGACAATGCTGTCTTCTCCGGCGTAGATTTCATTCACCAGGCTCGCGGACTGGTAATCCAGCTTAGGCAGACTGGCGTAGCCCAGCCAGCTATGCGCTTCACCTTCTGGCGAGAGGGTAAACCAGTCGCGCCACGGCGAATCGGCATGGTGACACGCCCCGCTGCTGCTGCGCTGGTGGCGGTCGAACCAGGCGTGCGAATCGCCGGTATGGTTAAACACGCCGTCGAGGATCAGACGCATCCCTTCCCGCTGCGTATTGTGGCGCAGACGCAGCAGCGCGCCATCGCCGCCGAATTGCGGATCGACGCGGCGGTAATCTTCGGTATCGTATTTATGCACGCTGGGGGCGACAAATACCGGGTTCAGATAGAGCGCGGTCACGCCAAGCTGTTTGAGATACGGCAGCTTCTCGCTGATCCCATCCAGGTCGCCGCCGTAGAATGTCGACCCGCCCGCTTCGCCGGTTAACGGCTCATCCCACGATTTCCGCACGATGTCGTGCCCGGCGGCGTGATGATAATAGACCCGATCCTGCTCCGCTTCTCGCGGCTCGCTGCGCGCAAAACGGTCAGGGAAAATTTGATAAAAGACCTGATCGGCCACCCACTGCGGGCCGCTATCCGGTAGATCGACGGCGAACTGTTCCAGTCGCGCCGGCGGGAAACGGTTAAAGCCCTGCGGCGTAAACCAGCGCTGACGATCGGCCCACAGCAGCTTAAAACTGTAGCGCCGACGCGGCTGACCGCCGGCAAGATTGAGTTCGCCCCGCCACGCCACAACGCCCGGATACGGCTCCTGGCGCAGTCGGCGCATCGGCAGCGAGAGCTCTTCATTGTCTTCTTCCGCACGCAACGTCACCCGCTGCGGCAGATTATCGCCGCTGAGCCATAAAGTGATAAAGAGTCGTTCCTGCTGCTCCTTGATAAACGGAGCCACAGGCAGGTGCCATGCCTTCAACATCGTCATTCCTCTCTCTTTAGAATGGGCACACCTTGCCACAGCCCACAGGCGTATGACTCATCATCACAGGAATTATTGGGGGAGGATAACGGGGGTGGAGAACGCGCCTGCCAAATCCGGCAGGCGCGGGGACACGTTACTGCGCCTGCGCCAGCTGACGGTCGCGGCGGGTTTTCAACTGCCAGCCAGCCAGCAGCAGCACAATCCAGGCGAAACCGACGTACAGCGAGATACGGGTATCCGGATGGTAGCCAATCAGCGCAATAATAAAGACGAGGAACACCAGGCCCACGGCGGTGGTGGTTATGCCGCCCGGCACTTTAAACTTCAGCGCTTTCGCCTCTTCCGGCGACAGACGACGGCGGAAAGCAATCTGCGACAGCAGGATCATTATCCACACCCAGACGGTGGCGAAAGTGGCCAGCGACGCAATCACCAGGAAGACGTTTTCCGGCATGATGTAGTTAAGATAGACCGCAAACAGCAGCGCAACGGTCATCACCATCACCGTCACCCACGGGATCCCGCGACGCGAGGTTTTGGCGAAAATCTTCGGCGCGCTGCCCTGCTCGGCCATCCCGTGCAGCATACGCCCGACGCCGAATACGTCGCTGTTAATCGCCGACAGCGAGGCGGTCAACACCACAAAGTTAAGGATACTGGCAGCAAACGCGATACCCATATGCTGGAAAGTCAGAACGAACGGGCTGCCGTCAGTACCCACCTGATTCCACGGATAAATGGACATAATCACGAACAGCGTGCCCACATAGAACACCAGGATGCGCATCGGAACCGAATTAATCGCGCGCGGAATGGATTTCTCCGGGTCTTTCGCCTCGCCGGCGGTGATGCCGATAATCTCTATCCCGCCGTAGGCGAACATCACCATCTGCAGCGACATGACCATTCCCAGCCAGCCGTTGCTGAAGAAGCCGCCATTGCTCCACAGATTATGGATGCCGGTAGGCTGCCCGCCGTTACCGATACCCCAGATAATGATGCCGAAACCGGCAATAATCATGATGATGATGGTGGCGACTTTAAAGAACGAGAACCAGAACTCCAGCTCGCCGAAGACCTTAACGCTCATCAGATTGACGGCGCAGATAACCAGCACCACGCTGAGCACCCAGATCCAGTGCGGGACCGTCGGAAACCAGACGCCCATATAAATCCCGAACGCCGTCACGTCGGCAATCGCCACAATCAGAATTTCAAAACAGTAGGTCCAGCCGGTGATATAGCCCGCCAGCGGGCCGAGATAATCCTGCGCATAGCGCGAAAATGAGCTGGCGGCAGGGTTATGTACCGACATTTCGCCCAGCGCGCGCATAATGATATACGCGGCCACCCCGCCGATAATATAGGCCAGCAGGACGCTCGGGCCGGCCATTTTAATGGCGTCGGCTGAACCATAGAACAGGCCGGTACCAATCGCGGATCCCAGCGCCATAAAGCGGATATGCCGGGTACTTAGCCCGCGCTTAAGTTTGTTACTACTTTCCATCGTATTCCATGCCGTTTTTCTCTTCAGGTCTTCAGCGGAGCAAGCCCTAAAAGAGGATTACCTGAAAAACAAAAAACCACGGGACCCAAAGCCCCGTGGCTTAACACTGATTAAAACCGCCGCTTAATGCGCGCTGGAGGTCACCTGCCGTCCTGCCGCGCGGTCCCAGATCGCCGCCAGAACCATCATCACCGCGGTAGGCATCAGCCAGGCCAGACCCTGTTCAGCCAGCGGCAGACGCGAGGTCCAGGCCGGTAACATGTCGGCGAACGCCGACGATTTAATGCCGTCGATGATACCAAACATCAGGCTGATAAACATGGCCGGCGCAATGACGCGGGACGAATTATGCCACCAGTTGCGGGTAAAGCTTAAGACCACCAGGGCGATACAAGGCGGATAGATAGCCGTCAATACCGGAATCGAAATCTGAATCAGATGGCTCAGACCGAGATTGGAGACCGCCATCGAGAAAATACCGAGGATAAACACCAGCGTACGATAGGATAACGGCAGGTACTGCGCAAAGAACTCTGCGCAAGCGCAGGTCAGGCCCACCGCGGTCACCAGACAAGCGATGAAAATCAGCGCCGCCAGCATAAAGCTCCCCGCGCCACCGAAGGTGTGCTGGACATAGGCATGCAGAATCGCCGCGCCGTTGGCGGATTGCTCCACCAGCGTTGCGCTATCAGACCCGAGGCGGAACAGCGCCAGATACAGCAGCGTCAGCCCCACACCGGCCATCAGCCCGGCCCAGACGGTGTAGCGAGTCAGCAGGCGCGCTTCACTTACGCCGCGGGAACGCGCGGCGTTAACAATGACGATACCGAAGACCATTGCGCCAAGCGTATCCATGGTCAGATAGCCGTTGACGAAGCCGTTAGAGAACGGCGCGGTGCGGTAAGCTTCCAGCGCATTGCTGATTGGGCCAGCCGGCCAGATCATTGCCGCCACGGACAAAATGATCAGGGCGATAATTTTCAACGGAGCAAGGAAATTGCCCACCGTATCCAGCAGTTTGCCCGGATAGAGCGAGACGAGGATCACCAGCGCGAAGTAGATCACGCTGTAAATCATCAGCGGCATCTCGCCATCGCCGGTCAGCGGGGCAATCCCGACTTCAAAAGAGACCGTTGCGGTACGCGGCGTCGCAAACAGCGGGCCAACGGCCAGATAGCAGACCACGGCCAGCAGGATGCCGGCCACTTTGCCGATCGGCGTACTCAGGCTTTCCACGCCACCGCCGACTTTCGCCAGCGCCACCACCGTCAGCACCGGTAAACCCACGGCGGTAATCAGAAAGCCAATAGCGGCGGTCCAGACGTGTTCACCAGCCTGTAAACCGACCATCGGAGGGAAGATAATGTTGCCTGCGCCAACGAACAACGCGAAGGTCATAAAGCCCAACGCGATAATGTCGCGAGATTTTAACTGATGGGTCATAAATTCATTACTGCCTGTGGATGTGGTGTTGTTAACAAACGGAAAAAAACCGTGTCTTCCCCTGAGGGAGGATACCGCGGTGGTTGCCGGAAAAATCAGCGGGATATGCTCCCGAATACGCGTGGGAAAGAATTGTTTTTTGAATTACCACGCAAAAACAGTCTGTCTGCGACAGCATGGGGGGCAATTTAAACGCTTATAACGTTTTAATGCAAGGCGGGATCGCAAAAGCAGATGATTATGCTAAGTCTACTTTAAGGAGTGGGATTATTGACCATATCATAGGAAAACCTCCGGCTAATCATGCGAACAAAAAAGCAGCGGACGTTCATTAATTACGCGGCTAAAAAGTGACGACAAACGAAAATGACCAGCCGAAGCTGGTCATTGGCAAGTCATGTTGACAACGGCGCGCTCAGGCGCTTTTTTTGGCAATTAAACGTTCCGGGAGTAAGAAGCTAAACCGCGTCCCCTGGCCTACCGTACTCTCAATTTCCAGGCGACTATCGTGATGATTCACCGCATGTTTCACGATGGCCAGCCCAAGGCCGCTGCCGCCGGTTTGCCGCGAACGCGCCTTATCCACGCGATAAAATCGCTCGGTCAGACGCGGAATATGCTCAGGCGCAATCCCCGGACCATTATCCTCAACGCTGAACAACGCGCCATGCGGCGCCCGCTGCCAACTGACGGTAATCTCCGTCCCCGCAGGCGTATGGTTGATCGCGTTATACACCAGATTGGACACCGCGCTGCGCAGCTGCTCTTCGTTACCCAGTACCAGCAACGTCTCATCGACGTGGAAGTGGATCGTCTGCTTCTGCTGGCTGAGCGTCTGCGCTTCTCGCTCCACCACCCGCAGCATCATCGGCACGTCGATTTTGTCATTCATGACCAGCGTCGGCGCCGCTTCAATCCGCGACAGCGTCAGCAGCTGTTTGACTAAACCCTCCATGCGCTGGGTTTGTTCGCGCATCGTATGCAGCGCTTTTTCGCGCGTCGTCCCTTCCAGCTCCTGCTCCTGCATCATCTCCAGATAACCCTGCAGCACCGTTAACGGCGTGCGCAGCTCGTGGCTGACGTTGGCAAAAAAGTTGCGCCGCGCGCCTTCCAGCTGATGCATCTGCGTCACATCGCGCGCCACCATCAGCCACTGTTTGTCGCTGTAGGACATCACGCGGATCTCCAGATGACGGGAAGTATTGAGGATCAGATTGAGCGGTTTTGAGAAATTCCTGTTTTTGAGGTAGTTAGCAAATTCAGGATAGCGCAGGAGATTGAGAATATTTTGGCCGCTGTCGTCCGGCCAGCGCAGATTCAGGATCTGCTGAGCCAGGCCATTACACCAGAAAATAGCCCCCTCTTCCGTCGTCAGCACCACCGCATCGGGCAAAGATTCCGCCCCGCTACGAAAGCGTTTGATCAGATTGCCCAGCTCGCGTCGGCGCTTTTTATTGCGCATCTGCATCTGGTGAAGGCCGTAGAGCAGCGGTTCCCAGCTGCCTCGCCCCGGCGGCGGCGTCATGCTACGGTCGACCCATAGCCACCATGAAAGACGTAATAAATTCCAGAAATGCCAGATGAGAAGTCCGGTGACTGCCGCCAGCAAAAACCACGGCAGATAACCCACTACCGCC contains:
- the malZ gene encoding maltodextrin glucosidase, whose product is MLKAWHLPVAPFIKEQQERLFITLWLSGDNLPQRVTLRAEEDNEELSLPMRRLRQEPYPGVVAWRGELNLAGGQPRRRYSFKLLWADRQRWFTPQGFNRFPPARLEQFAVDLPDSGPQWVADQVFYQIFPDRFARSEPREAEQDRVYYHHAAGHDIVRKSWDEPLTGEAGGSTFYGGDLDGISEKLPYLKQLGVTALYLNPVFVAPSVHKYDTEDYRRVDPQFGGDGALLRLRHNTQREGMRLILDGVFNHTGDSHAWFDRHQRSSSGACHHADSPWRDWFTLSPEGEAHSWLGYASLPKLDYQSASLVNEIYAGEDSIVRHWLKAPWSMDGWRLDVVHMLGEGGGARNNLRHIAGITAAAKQAQPDAFVFGEHFGDARQWLQADAEDAAMNYRGFTFPLWGFLANTDISYDPQKIDAQTCVAWMDNYRAGLSHQQQLRMFNQLDSHDTARFKSLLGKDIARLPLAVVWLFCWPGVPCIYYGDEVGVDGNNDPFCRKPFPWDPALQDTALLGLYQRMAKLRKASKALRYGGCQVIYAEDNVVVFVRVYKQLRVLVAINRGEACEVVVEDSPLLDVGEWQVKEGVGALHDGVLSLAAISACVWFSRQA
- the proY gene encoding proline-specific permease ProY, with amino-acid sequence MESSNKLKRGLSTRHIRFMALGSAIGTGLFYGSADAIKMAGPSVLLAYIIGGVAAYIIMRALGEMSVHNPAASSFSRYAQDYLGPLAGYITGWTYCFEILIVAIADVTAFGIYMGVWFPTVPHWIWVLSVVLVICAVNLMSVKVFGELEFWFSFFKVATIIIMIIAGFGIIIWGIGNGGQPTGIHNLWSNGGFFSNGWLGMVMSLQMVMFAYGGIEIIGITAGEAKDPEKSIPRAINSVPMRILVFYVGTLFVIMSIYPWNQVGTDGSPFVLTFQHMGIAFAASILNFVVLTASLSAINSDVFGVGRMLHGMAEQGSAPKIFAKTSRRGIPWVTVMVMTVALLFAVYLNYIMPENVFLVIASLATFATVWVWIMILLSQIAFRRRLSPEEAKALKFKVPGGITTTAVGLVFLVFIIALIGYHPDTRISLYVGFAWIVLLLAGWQLKTRRDRQLAQAQ
- the brnQ gene encoding branched-chain amino acid transporter carrier protein BrnQ, translated to MTHQLKSRDIIALGFMTFALFVGAGNIIFPPMVGLQAGEHVWTAAIGFLITAVGLPVLTVVALAKVGGGVESLSTPIGKVAGILLAVVCYLAVGPLFATPRTATVSFEVGIAPLTGDGEMPLMIYSVIYFALVILVSLYPGKLLDTVGNFLAPLKIIALIILSVAAMIWPAGPISNALEAYRTAPFSNGFVNGYLTMDTLGAMVFGIVIVNAARSRGVSEARLLTRYTVWAGLMAGVGLTLLYLALFRLGSDSATLVEQSANGAAILHAYVQHTFGGAGSFMLAALIFIACLVTAVGLTCACAEFFAQYLPLSYRTLVFILGIFSMAVSNLGLSHLIQISIPVLTAIYPPCIALVVLSFTRNWWHNSSRVIAPAMFISLMFGIIDGIKSSAFADMLPAWTSRLPLAEQGLAWLMPTAVMMVLAAIWDRAAGRQVTSSAH
- the phoR gene encoding phosphate regulon sensor histidine kinase PhoR; this translates as MLERLSWKRLALELFLCCIPALILGAVVGYLPWFLLAAVTGLLIWHFWNLLRLSWWLWVDRSMTPPPGRGSWEPLLYGLHQMQMRNKKRRRELGNLIKRFRSGAESLPDAVVLTTEEGAIFWCNGLAQQILNLRWPDDSGQNILNLLRYPEFANYLKNRNFSKPLNLILNTSRHLEIRVMSYSDKQWLMVARDVTQMHQLEGARRNFFANVSHELRTPLTVLQGYLEMMQEQELEGTTREKALHTMREQTQRMEGLVKQLLTLSRIEAAPTLVMNDKIDVPMMLRVVEREAQTLSQQKQTIHFHVDETLLVLGNEEQLRSAVSNLVYNAINHTPAGTEITVSWQRAPHGALFSVEDNGPGIAPEHIPRLTERFYRVDKARSRQTGGSGLGLAIVKHAVNHHDSRLEIESTVGQGTRFSFLLPERLIAKKSA